A genomic stretch from Ferrimicrobium sp. includes:
- a CDS encoding Xaa-Pro peptidase family protein, producing the protein MTSELNYLHTQTSDSGLTHSETPDEPEGAFGERRLLALANLLDQVHADMLFSDHFALVQYLCGFRGSNGTLLIDPAREPAAYLCTDGRYLEQATQQAAQHGVALAVACDPILGPKGILGPQTPPRVVAVDMSSLSLTNYLALREAGHELVDVAGKLATMRAHKDPTEIAAIAEASRVADLAIEATLAHLDDQPTELALAGWFEYYVRHYGGEGVSFATIVASGARTSLPHARPTRQPIVAPTPVVVDFGAMVNGYCSDSTRSFYLGEPPDAYRQAYELVSAAKAAGVAQLHPGHNVHAVEEASRASLREHGVEEYLLHGVGHGVGLEIHEQPFTANAFDVQVEPSMCLTVEPGLYFAGDFGIRLEDLYLTTTSAPTPLTRSSFGISLGGSAH; encoded by the coding sequence GTGACAAGCGAGTTGAATTATTTGCATACGCAAACCTCAGATTCTGGGTTGACTCACAGTGAAACCCCAGACGAGCCTGAGGGCGCCTTCGGCGAGCGCCGACTCCTCGCACTGGCTAACCTTCTTGACCAAGTCCATGCAGATATGCTGTTCAGCGACCATTTTGCGCTAGTTCAATACCTCTGCGGATTCCGAGGCTCCAACGGAACCTTGCTTATCGATCCGGCGAGGGAGCCCGCAGCGTATCTGTGTACAGATGGGCGTTACCTGGAGCAAGCCACACAGCAAGCAGCCCAACACGGAGTCGCCCTCGCTGTGGCATGTGACCCAATCCTTGGCCCGAAAGGCATCCTCGGCCCCCAAACCCCTCCAAGGGTCGTCGCCGTCGACATGAGCTCCCTCTCTCTCACCAACTATCTCGCGCTGAGAGAGGCTGGCCACGAGCTCGTCGATGTCGCGGGCAAACTCGCGACCATGCGAGCACACAAGGATCCCACTGAGATCGCGGCCATTGCTGAGGCTTCCCGCGTCGCCGACCTCGCTATCGAAGCAACTCTTGCTCATCTTGATGATCAGCCAACCGAGCTAGCGCTTGCCGGCTGGTTCGAGTACTACGTACGCCACTATGGTGGGGAAGGTGTCTCCTTTGCGACGATCGTTGCATCAGGAGCGCGCACCTCGCTGCCTCACGCCCGCCCGACACGCCAACCTATCGTGGCTCCCACCCCCGTCGTCGTCGACTTTGGGGCCATGGTGAACGGATACTGCTCAGACTCGACCAGATCGTTCTATCTTGGAGAGCCGCCGGATGCCTACCGCCAAGCTTACGAACTGGTCTCAGCAGCCAAGGCCGCCGGCGTGGCTCAACTGCACCCGGGTCACAACGTTCACGCCGTCGAAGAGGCTTCGCGAGCCTCGCTGCGCGAGCATGGGGTTGAAGAGTATCTACTCCATGGTGTCGGCCATGGCGTTGGGCTTGAGATCCACGAGCAACCGTTTACCGCCAACGCCTTCGATGTCCAAGTCGAGCCATCGATGTGTCTCACCGTCGAGCCAGGGCTGTACTTCGCTGGCGACTTTGGCATCCGACTCGAAGACCTCTACCTCACCACCACATCTGCTCCGACACCGTTGACGCGCTCATCATTCGGCATCAGCCTCGGGGGAAGTGCTCATTGA
- a CDS encoding heme o synthase has protein sequence MRTLALSEGSWDWTKTVKGYVGLTKPRIIELLLITTVPAMVVAKHGLPSLFSIVITVAGGTLAAGGANAVNMWYDRDIDALMKRTKNRPLVTGAVSPTGALIFAIALEVIAFAMLSWGDNVLSASLALAAALFYVFIYTMWLKRSTSQNIVIGGAAGAVPVLVGWAAVTDSLSLAAWLMFLVIFIWTPPHFWGLAFRYSDDYSAAGVPMLPSVATRKRSARDILIYTFVLAATTGALGFAAHLGWVYAVAAIALNAGFIGYAIKLYRNLTPKVAMRVFSYSITYLSLLFIGMAVDVAVRGH, from the coding sequence ATGAGAACCTTGGCGTTGTCTGAGGGAAGTTGGGATTGGACGAAGACGGTCAAGGGCTACGTCGGCCTCACGAAGCCGCGCATCATTGAGCTGTTGCTGATCACCACGGTCCCAGCGATGGTGGTAGCAAAACATGGGCTCCCGTCACTGTTTTCCATCGTCATCACCGTCGCCGGCGGAACCTTGGCCGCTGGCGGCGCAAACGCCGTCAACATGTGGTACGACCGAGACATCGATGCGCTCATGAAGCGCACCAAGAATCGTCCGCTCGTTACCGGTGCGGTCTCTCCAACAGGAGCGCTCATTTTTGCTATCGCGCTCGAGGTCATCGCGTTCGCGATGCTCTCATGGGGTGATAACGTGCTATCGGCCTCGCTCGCGCTGGCTGCTGCGTTGTTCTACGTCTTTATTTATACGATGTGGCTGAAGCGTTCGACGTCACAAAACATCGTGATCGGTGGGGCCGCTGGGGCGGTGCCCGTGCTGGTGGGCTGGGCTGCAGTGACCGATTCGCTATCGCTCGCTGCCTGGCTGATGTTTCTGGTCATCTTCATCTGGACTCCACCGCATTTTTGGGGGCTTGCATTTCGGTACTCCGACGACTACTCGGCCGCTGGTGTGCCCATGCTGCCGTCGGTCGCCACCCGGAAGCGCTCGGCGCGTGACATTCTCATCTACACCTTCGTCCTCGCTGCAACTACCGGGGCGCTCGGCTTTGCGGCCCACTTAGGTTGGGTGTATGCGGTAGCGGCAATCGCATTGAACGCTGGCTTTATCGGTTATGCCATCAAGCTCTACCGCAATCTCACACCCAAGGTAGCCATGCGGGTCTTCTCCTATTCGATCACGTATCTGTCGTTGCTGTTCATCGGCATGGCCGTCGATGTGGCGGTTCGAGGTCACTGA